In Mycolicibacterium mucogenicum DSM 44124, the following are encoded in one genomic region:
- a CDS encoding type VII secretion target, with translation MAPDLRVDPQVLTAAASTMASCGSAVGEVKPGEPLNAAAAGMSGLASGGACQRVGPLLNTDCQNLGKAVTSFADSLRTAATKYQSTDAAAGTAIGKTMPGR, from the coding sequence ATGGCACCCGATTTGCGCGTCGATCCGCAGGTTCTGACGGCCGCGGCGAGCACCATGGCGTCGTGCGGCTCCGCCGTCGGCGAGGTCAAGCCGGGAGAACCGCTCAACGCGGCCGCGGCCGGCATGTCCGGGCTCGCGTCCGGCGGCGCCTGCCAGCGCGTCGGCCCGCTGCTGAACACCGACTGCCAGAACCTGGGCAAGGCCGTCACCAGCTTCGCCGACTCACTGCGCACGGCGGCCACGAAGTACCAGAGCACCGACGCCGCGGCGGGCACCGCCATCGGCAAGACGATGCCGGGACGCTGA
- a CDS encoding cupin domain-containing protein, giving the protein MEKISLTALARQHLDIARDGNGGRSAHTVFGGHEHALRQTLIALADGNELGEHESPGEATLQVLQGRVRLVAEQASWDGMAGDHLIIPSTRHSLKALADSVVLLTVVKQPAR; this is encoded by the coding sequence ATGGAGAAAATCTCGCTGACCGCGCTGGCCCGCCAGCATCTGGACATCGCGCGCGATGGAAACGGCGGGCGCAGCGCTCACACGGTCTTCGGCGGCCACGAGCATGCATTGCGGCAGACGCTGATCGCTCTCGCCGACGGCAACGAGTTGGGCGAGCACGAGAGCCCCGGCGAGGCCACGCTTCAGGTGCTGCAGGGCCGGGTGCGCCTCGTCGCCGAACAGGCCAGCTGGGACGGTATGGCCGGCGACCATCTCATCATCCCGTCCACCCGGCACAGCCTGAAGGCGCTCGCCGACTCGGTGGTGCTGCTGACCGTCGTCAAACAGCCGGCGCGTTAG
- a CDS encoding VWA domain-containing protein: MEIPFIGPLTLSGFSSGWFFLYLIAVVGAVAIYLLLRKARRKRVLRFANTELLEQVVAARPKTRSRWRHLPAVLLVVSLVFLTTAMAGPTHDIRIPRNRAVVMLVIDVSESMIATDVKPSRIEAAKSAGKTFVKGLTNGISVGLVQFSSSATMLVAPTSDHDVVARTIDTLEPSPRTATGEGIFTALQAIATLDAVMGGGDGPPPAHIVLMSDGKETVPADPNDPRGALTAARAAKDQDVVISTISFGTPSGVITYEGQEVPVPTDDLSLQKIAKVTGGESYRAETLDQLTRVYANLQQQIGYQTIRGDASGSWTRVGFFVLVLALFAGLKINNRLPG, translated from the coding sequence CTTTATCGGGCCACTGACGCTGTCCGGGTTCTCGAGCGGTTGGTTCTTCCTGTACCTGATTGCCGTCGTCGGCGCCGTCGCGATCTATCTGCTGCTGCGCAAGGCCCGTCGCAAGCGGGTGCTGCGGTTCGCCAACACCGAGCTCCTGGAGCAGGTCGTCGCGGCACGGCCGAAGACCCGGTCGCGGTGGCGTCACCTACCGGCGGTCCTGCTCGTGGTCTCGCTGGTCTTTCTCACCACCGCCATGGCCGGACCGACGCACGACATCCGGATTCCGCGTAACCGCGCCGTCGTCATGCTTGTCATCGACGTCTCCGAATCGATGATCGCGACCGACGTCAAGCCCAGCCGCATCGAGGCGGCCAAGAGCGCCGGTAAGACGTTCGTCAAAGGCCTGACCAACGGGATCAGCGTCGGCCTCGTCCAATTCTCGTCCAGCGCAACGATGCTGGTGGCCCCGACCAGCGACCACGACGTCGTGGCGCGGACCATCGACACCCTGGAGCCGTCCCCGCGCACCGCGACCGGCGAAGGCATCTTCACGGCGCTGCAGGCCATCGCCACCCTCGACGCCGTCATGGGCGGCGGTGACGGTCCGCCGCCCGCGCACATCGTGCTGATGTCGGACGGTAAGGAAACCGTGCCGGCCGACCCGAACGACCCGCGCGGCGCACTGACGGCGGCGCGCGCGGCCAAAGACCAGGACGTCGTGATCTCGACCATCTCGTTCGGTACGCCGTCCGGCGTCATCACCTACGAGGGGCAGGAAGTGCCGGTCCCGACCGACGACCTGTCACTGCAGAAGATCGCGAAGGTGACCGGCGGTGAGTCATACCGCGCCGAGACCCTCGATCAGCTGACCCGCGTGTACGCCAACCTGCAGCAGCAGATCGGTTACCAGACCATCCGCGGCGACGCCAGCGGCAGCTGGACGCGCGTCGGATTCTTCGTGCTGGTCCTGGCGCTGTTCGCGGGCCTGAAGATCAACAACCGCCTGCCGGGCTGA
- a CDS encoding LLM class F420-dependent oxidoreductase: MRFGLFIPQGWRLDLVGIAPQDQWQVMRDLAAYADAGPWDSLWVYDHFHTVPMPTSEATHEAWTLMAAYAATTSRIKLGQMCTAISYRNPAYLAKVAATTDIISGGRVQMGIGGGWYEHEWRAYGYGFPSAGVRLARLDEGVQIMRTAWRDGVVSFDGKHYQVDGAIVQPKPLQDNGIPLWIAGGGEKVTLKIAAKYAQYTNFTSEPAGFAHKSEVLQQHCREVGTDYDGIVRSANFNVVIGESEADVAARIARIRERQVAVAHEGAVDAMVKNLTSPDSACGTTEQVIETLRKIKDLGSEYAILYFPEAAYDRSSIEAFERDVIPALSD; this comes from the coding sequence ATGCGCTTCGGATTGTTCATCCCGCAAGGTTGGCGACTCGATCTGGTGGGGATCGCCCCGCAGGACCAATGGCAGGTGATGCGCGACCTCGCCGCGTACGCCGACGCCGGACCCTGGGATTCGCTGTGGGTCTACGACCATTTCCACACCGTGCCGATGCCGACCTCGGAGGCCACACACGAGGCGTGGACGCTGATGGCGGCATACGCCGCGACGACCTCGCGGATCAAGCTCGGCCAGATGTGTACCGCGATCAGCTATCGCAACCCGGCGTATCTGGCGAAGGTCGCGGCGACCACCGACATCATCTCCGGCGGCCGGGTGCAGATGGGCATCGGTGGCGGCTGGTACGAACACGAATGGCGCGCTTACGGTTACGGTTTCCCGTCGGCCGGTGTGCGGCTGGCCCGGCTCGATGAGGGCGTGCAGATCATGCGCACCGCCTGGCGTGACGGTGTGGTGAGCTTCGACGGCAAGCACTACCAGGTCGACGGCGCCATCGTGCAGCCCAAACCGTTGCAGGACAACGGTATTCCGCTGTGGATCGCGGGTGGTGGTGAGAAGGTGACGCTCAAGATCGCCGCGAAGTACGCGCAGTACACCAACTTCACCTCCGAGCCTGCCGGCTTCGCGCACAAATCCGAAGTGCTGCAACAGCATTGCCGCGAGGTCGGTACCGACTACGACGGCATCGTCCGCTCGGCCAACTTCAACGTGGTGATCGGGGAGTCCGAGGCGGACGTCGCCGCGCGCATCGCGCGCATCCGGGAGCGTCAGGTCGCCGTCGCGCACGAGGGTGCGGTCGACGCGATGGTCAAGAACCTGACATCACCCGATTCCGCTTGCGGCACAACCGAACAGGTCATCGAGACGTTGCGGAAGATCAAGGATCTCGGCAGCGAGTACGCGATCTTGTACTTCCCGGAGGCCGCCTACGACAGGTCGAGCATCGAGGCGTTCGAGCGGGACGTCATCCCCGCGCTCAGTGACTAG
- a CDS encoding YqjF family protein, with translation MDGFLVDAPPLRPPVWVEQFWADLTFLHWPVDPASVAHLYPPGTAPDVFSDGLTYVGLVPFVMHRSAVAGRVPLPYFGAFAETNVRLYSVDAAGRHGVLFRSLETTRLAVVGATRLGMGVPYTWAKLRVTRTGDRITYVGTRRWPERGLRTLAELAIGAPVAPTPLEVWLTARWGAHTRKAGRTWWVPNEHPTWPLRRAEVVELTDDLVPASGVVPVGPPLRALFSPGVQARFGRPTALR, from the coding sequence ATGGACGGGTTTCTGGTCGACGCACCGCCGCTGCGGCCGCCGGTGTGGGTCGAACAGTTCTGGGCTGACCTCACGTTCCTGCACTGGCCCGTCGACCCGGCGAGCGTCGCGCACCTGTATCCGCCCGGCACCGCGCCGGACGTCTTCTCCGACGGGCTGACGTACGTCGGCCTGGTGCCGTTCGTCATGCACCGCTCGGCGGTGGCCGGCCGCGTGCCGTTGCCCTACTTCGGGGCCTTCGCCGAAACCAATGTGCGGCTGTATTCGGTGGACGCCGCGGGCCGGCACGGCGTGCTGTTCCGGTCGCTGGAGACGACGCGGCTGGCCGTCGTCGGGGCGACCCGCCTCGGCATGGGGGTGCCCTACACCTGGGCCAAACTGCGCGTCACCCGCACCGGTGACCGGATCACCTACGTGGGCACGCGCCGCTGGCCCGAGCGGGGTCTGCGGACCCTGGCGGAGCTCGCGATCGGTGCGCCTGTCGCCCCGACGCCGTTGGAGGTGTGGCTGACGGCCCGCTGGGGTGCTCACACCCGCAAGGCCGGCCGGACGTGGTGGGTGCCCAACGAGCACCCGACCTGGCCGCTGCGACGGGCCGAGGTGGTCGAGCTGACCGACGATCTGGTGCCCGCCAGTGGAGTGGTGCCGGTGGGGCCGCCGTTGCGCGCGTTGTTCTCGCCGGGGGTGCAGGCCCGCTTCGGGCGGCCCACCGCGCTCCGTTGA